The proteins below are encoded in one region of Mangifera indica cultivar Alphonso chromosome 7, CATAS_Mindica_2.1, whole genome shotgun sequence:
- the LOC123219923 gene encoding uncharacterized protein LOC123219923 — translation MASLTTAATKVGHVRVAISRTSTWNPRLFVVGAPRYIQASSHKNAQSTTDKASQAVKQGADEAMKAGGNIKHKAASTAEHMNENAKEMAGKMAERAQDMSDKAKQTVEEAWGSAKDSAQNAKETVKQNAEEVRKSMNMKN, via the exons ATGGCAAGTTTAACCACAGCTGCCACAAAAGTTGGGCATGTTAGAGTTGCAATTTCCAGGACGAGCACATGGAATCCCAGACTGTTTGTGGTTGGAGCCCCACGGTACATTCAG GCAAGTTCACATAAAAATGCTCAGTCTACGACGGATAAGGCATCACAGGCAGTTAAACAAGGGGCTGATGAGGCAATGAAGGCGGGAGGAAATATCAAACACAAGGCTGCCTCTACTGCTGAACac ATGAATGAAAATGCAAAGGAAATGGCTGGAAAGATGGCAGAAAGAGCACAAGATATGTCAGACAAGGCAAAACAAACAGTGGAAGAAGCATGGGGTTCAGCTAAAGATTCAGCTCAGAATGCCAAGGAAACTGTCAAACAAAATGCT